The following proteins come from a genomic window of Sorghum bicolor cultivar BTx623 chromosome 3, Sorghum_bicolor_NCBIv3, whole genome shotgun sequence:
- the LOC8081426 gene encoding syntaxin-43 isoform X1 — MATRNRTPLYRKYRDALRHVRAPSGAPSSSSGAGGGAGGGGPVIEMASLLRSDRPYAPLSTEDPSGSSRGAVTVGLPPAWVDVSEEISANMQRARTKMAELAKAHAKALMPSFGDGRDDQRAIEVLTHEVTDLLKRSEKRLQKLSMKDSSEDSNVRKNVQRSLATDLQNLSMEFRKKQSSYLKQLRQQKEGQDGVDLEMNINGTKSTFEDDEFDDVGFTEVQMSKLKKSEAFTREREREIEQVVESVNELAQIMKDLSVLVIDQGTIIDRIDYNIQNVAASVEEGYKQLQKAERTQKKGGMVMCATVLVILIFIMIVLLILKKIIF; from the exons ATGGCGACGCGGAATCGGACGCCGCTCTACCGCAAGTACCGCGACGCGCTGCGGCACGTCCGCGCGCCGTCGGgggcgccgtcgtcgtcgtccggcGCGGGCGGGGGCGCGGGCGGGGGAGGGCCGGTGATCGAGATGGCCTCGCTTCTGCGCTCCGACCGCCCCTACGCGCCCCTCAGCACCGAGGACCCCTCTGGCTCCAG TAGAGGCGCTGTGACAGTCGGGCTACCCCCAGCCTGGGTGGATGTTTCAGAAGAGATATCTGCAAACATGCAGCGGGCAAGGACGAAAATGGCAGAGCTGGCTAAGGCACATGCCAAAGCCTTGATGCCATCCTTTGGCGATGGCAGAGATGACCAGCGAGCCATTGAGGTTCTCACACATGAGGTAACGGACTTGCTCAAGAGGTCCGAGAAGAGGCTGCAGAAGCTGTCCATGAAAGATTCGTCAGAGGATTCAAATGTCCGCAAGAATGTCCAG CGTTCTCTTGCTACAGACCTGCAAAACCTGTCGATGGAGTTCCGGAAAAAGCAGTCATCATATTTAAAGCAGCTTCGCCAACAAAAAGAG GGTCAGGATGGTGTTGATTTGGAAATGAATATAAATGGGACGAAGTCTACATTTGAAGACGATGAGTTTGACGATGTG GGTTTCACTGAGGTTCAGATGTCAAAACTTAAGAAAAGCGAAGCGTTCACTAGAGAAAGGGAGAGAGAAATTGAGCAG GTTGTTGAATCAGTCAACGAACTTGCACAGATCATGAAGGATCTTTCAGTTCTTGTGATTGATCAG GGAACCATCATCGATCGGATAGACTACAACATACAGAATGTTGCAGCTTCAGTTGAGGAGGGTTACAAACAGTTGCAAAAG GCTGAGAGGACCCAGAAGAAAGGGGGCATGGTGATGTGTGCCACTGTCCTTGTCATTCTGATCTTCATCATGATAGTACTTCTGATTTTGAAGAAGATCATTTTCTGA
- the LOC8081426 gene encoding syntaxin-43 isoform X2 produces the protein MATRNRTPLYRKYRDALRHVRAPSGAPSSSSGAGGGAGGGGPVIEMASLLRSDRPYAPLSTEDPSGSRGAVTVGLPPAWVDVSEEISANMQRARTKMAELAKAHAKALMPSFGDGRDDQRAIEVLTHEVTDLLKRSEKRLQKLSMKDSSEDSNVRKNVQRSLATDLQNLSMEFRKKQSSYLKQLRQQKEGQDGVDLEMNINGTKSTFEDDEFDDVGFTEVQMSKLKKSEAFTREREREIEQVVESVNELAQIMKDLSVLVIDQGTIIDRIDYNIQNVAASVEEGYKQLQKAERTQKKGGMVMCATVLVILIFIMIVLLILKKIIF, from the exons ATGGCGACGCGGAATCGGACGCCGCTCTACCGCAAGTACCGCGACGCGCTGCGGCACGTCCGCGCGCCGTCGGgggcgccgtcgtcgtcgtccggcGCGGGCGGGGGCGCGGGCGGGGGAGGGCCGGTGATCGAGATGGCCTCGCTTCTGCGCTCCGACCGCCCCTACGCGCCCCTCAGCACCGAGGACCCCTCTGGCTCCAG AGGCGCTGTGACAGTCGGGCTACCCCCAGCCTGGGTGGATGTTTCAGAAGAGATATCTGCAAACATGCAGCGGGCAAGGACGAAAATGGCAGAGCTGGCTAAGGCACATGCCAAAGCCTTGATGCCATCCTTTGGCGATGGCAGAGATGACCAGCGAGCCATTGAGGTTCTCACACATGAGGTAACGGACTTGCTCAAGAGGTCCGAGAAGAGGCTGCAGAAGCTGTCCATGAAAGATTCGTCAGAGGATTCAAATGTCCGCAAGAATGTCCAG CGTTCTCTTGCTACAGACCTGCAAAACCTGTCGATGGAGTTCCGGAAAAAGCAGTCATCATATTTAAAGCAGCTTCGCCAACAAAAAGAG GGTCAGGATGGTGTTGATTTGGAAATGAATATAAATGGGACGAAGTCTACATTTGAAGACGATGAGTTTGACGATGTG GGTTTCACTGAGGTTCAGATGTCAAAACTTAAGAAAAGCGAAGCGTTCACTAGAGAAAGGGAGAGAGAAATTGAGCAG GTTGTTGAATCAGTCAACGAACTTGCACAGATCATGAAGGATCTTTCAGTTCTTGTGATTGATCAG GGAACCATCATCGATCGGATAGACTACAACATACAGAATGTTGCAGCTTCAGTTGAGGAGGGTTACAAACAGTTGCAAAAG GCTGAGAGGACCCAGAAGAAAGGGGGCATGGTGATGTGTGCCACTGTCCTTGTCATTCTGATCTTCATCATGATAGTACTTCTGATTTTGAAGAAGATCATTTTCTGA
- the LOC8079532 gene encoding peptide-N4-(N-acetyl-beta-glucosaminyl)asparagine amidase A: protein MATSYVPFLLVFLMASLVPVSLASPPHKLRLSASDVAALEAVAPRPPAPDQPTVFFEVDRPHRPPPGSFGPCSTLLLSHSFAYTYAKPPATAPYSPPPCLAAAGGRASAISLAVLEWRATCRGVQYDRVFGVWLGGAELLRGCTAEPPIQSAGGVEWTVSKDVTKYASLLAARDSTTLAVYLGNIVDQQYTGVFHANVTLHLYFRHSPPPPPPQPGLGPADAVVPISRSLPLNDGLWFEIENDLDVATASVTVPANTYRAVLEVYLSYHSDDEFWYGNTAETGPFREVVVQIDGDLVGVVWPFPVVYTGGINALLWRPITGIGSFNLPSYDIELTAFLGKLLDGEKHEVAFTVTNAMDTWFVDANLHLWLDPRGTATAAGMISYDAPPLDTATATLPEGPDDGLYYTTAFRHVSASGWVQTASYGKVTATWTQRLGYENTITFRESFFQPEVNQTTDAYSAAHVADHGGVLYAQEAQQSFALYRFVGVVNQTDIDSFTASTKVLLGFREERVAAGRSGFWSRSLSNSQECARDVDFEDGEGVRESWGARQTYRYEASDACYFRNVTSRGYDVVSDHSDEACVKGSHAAAGGIAERAAAAGAAAAELLGL, encoded by the coding sequence ATGGCCACCTCCTACGTGCCGTTCCTCCTCGTCTTTCTCATGGCTTCCCTTGTCCCGGTCTCCCTGGCTTCGCCTCCTCACAAGCTCCGTCTCTCTGCCTCCGACGTCGCCGCGCTCGAAGCTGTGGCACcgcggccgccggcgccggacCAGCCGACCGTCTTCTTCGAGGTGGACCGGCCGCACCGGCCGCCGCCGGGCAGCTTCGGTCCGTGCTCTACGTTGCTCCTCTCGCACTCCTTCGCGTACACCTACGCCAAGCCCCCCGCCACGGCCCCCTACTCGCCGCCGCCATgcctggcggcggcgggcggccgCGCGTCCGCGATCTCGCTCGCCGTCCTCGAGTGGCGCGCGACGTGCCGCGGCGTCCAGTACGACCGCGTCTTCGGCGTGTGGCTAGGCGGCGCCGAGCTCCTCCGCGGCTGCACCGCTGAGCCGCCCATCCAGAGCGCCGGCGGCGTCGAGTGGACGGTCTCCAAGGACGTAACCAAGTACGCGTCGCTCCTCGCCGCCCGCGACTCCACCACGCTCGCCGTGTACCTCGGCAACATCGTCGACCAGCAGTACACCGGCGTCTTCCACGCCAACGTCACGCTGCACCTCTACTTCCGCCActctccaccgccgccgccgccgcagccaggGCTGGGCCCCGCCGACGCCGTCGTTCCGATATCGCGGAGTCTCCCGTTGAACGACGGCCTGTGGTTCGAGATCGAGAACGACTTGGACGTCGCAACCGCGAGCGTCACGGTGCCGGCCAACACGTACCGTGCCGTTCTCGAGGTGTACCTCTCCTACCACTCCGACGACGAGTTCTGGTACGGGAACACCGCCGAAACCGGCCCATTCCGCGAGGTCGTCGTTCAGATCGACGGCGACTTGGTCGGCGTCGTGTGGCCGTTCCCCGTGGTCTACACCGGCGGCATTAACGCCTTGCTCTGGCGACCGATCACCGGCATCGGCTCGTTCAACCTCCCGTCCTACGACATCGAGCTCACGGCCTTTCTCGGCAAGCTCCTGGACGGCGAGAAGCACGAGGTCGCGTTCACGGTGACCAACGCCATGGACACGTGGTTCGTCGACGCCAACCTCCACCTCTGGCTGGACCCCAGGGGCACGGCCACGGCGGCGGGCATGATCAGCTACGACGCGCCGCCGCTGGACACGGCCACCGCGACTCTGCCCGAGGGTCCCGACGATGGGCTCTACTACACGACGGCGTTCCGGCACGTCTCCGCCTCCGGGTGGGTGCAGACGGCGTCGTACGGCAAGGTCACGGCGACGTGGACGCAGAGGCTGGGCTACGAGAACACCATCACCTTCCGCGAAAGCTTCTTTCAGCCGGAGGTGAACCAGACCACCGACGCGTACTCCGCCGCCCACGTCGCGGACCACGGCGGCGTGCTGTACGCGCAGGAGGCGCAGCAGAGCTTCGCGCTGTACAGGTTCGTGGGCGTGGTGAACCAGACCGACATCGACTCGTTCACCGCGTCGACGAAGGTGCTGCTCGGGTTTCGCGAGGAGCGCGTCGCCGCCGGCCGGTCGGGGTTCTGGTCCCGGTCGCTGAGCAACTCGCAGGAGTGCGCCAGGGACGTGGACTTCGAGGACGGGGAAGGCGTCCGGGAGTCGTGGGGCGCGCGCCAGACgtacaggtacgaggcctccgacgCGTGCTACTTCCGGAACGTGACCAGCCGTGGCTACGACGTCGTGTCCGACCACTCCGACGAGGCCTGCGTGAAGGGATcgcacgccgccgccggtggcATTGCGGAGCGGGCGGCAGCGGCAGGAGCGGCCGCGGCTGAGCTCTTGGGACTTTAG
- the LOC8079533 gene encoding peptide-N4-(N-acetyl-beta-glucosaminyl)asparagine amidase A has product MASSYVPFLLVFLMASLVPLSIASLPHKLRLSASDVAALKAVAPRSPAADQPTIFFQVDRPHRPPPGSSGPCSTLLLSHSFAYAYGKPPATAAYSPPPCLTAAGGRASAISLAVLEWRATCRGNQCGRVFGVWLGGAELLRGCTAEPPIQSAGGVEWTVSKNVTKYASLLAARDSTTLAVYLGNIVGQEYNGVLNANVTLHLYFRHTPPPPQQQQPGLGPADAVVPISRSLPLNDGLWFEILNDFYDATASVTVPTNTYRAVLEVYLSYQSGDEYWYGNADDGPFREVVVQIDGDLVGVVWPFPVVYSGGIDPMLWRPITGIGSFNLPSYDIELTAFLGKLLDGEKHEVRFTVTNAIDTWFVDANLHLWLDPRGTATAAGMISYDAPPLDTATATLPDGSGYMTAFRNVSASGWVQTRSYGKFTATWTQRLGYENTMRFRDSYLKPEVNQTTDAYSAAHVADRAGGVLYSQEAQQSFTLYKLVDVGNADLEAYSRVTKVRLGFREERVAAGRSGSWARSLSNSQECAGVVDVEYGETVRESWDAHQTYRYEASDACYFRNVTSHGNDVVSDHSDEACVKGSPAGGIAERAVAAGTPQLSSY; this is encoded by the coding sequence ATGGCCAGCTCCTACGTGCCCTTCCTCCTCGTCTTTCTCATGGCTTCCCTTGTCCCACTCTCCATCGCTTCGCTCCCTCACAAGCTCCGTCTCTCTGCCTCTGACGTCGCCGCGCTCAAAGCTGTGGCGCCGCgctcgccggcggcggaccaGCCGACCATCTTCTTCCAGGTGGACCGGCCGCACCGGCCGCCGCCGGGCAGCTCTGGCCCGTGCTCTACGCTGCTCCTCTCGCACTCCTTCGCGTACGCCTACGGCAAGCCCCCCGCCACGGCTGCCTACTCGCCGCCTCCATGCCTGACGGCGGCCGGTGGCCGCGCGTCTGCGATCTCGCTCGCCGTCCTCGAGTGGCGCGCCACGTGCCGCGGCAACCAGTGCGGCCGCGTCTTCGGCGTGTGGCTAGGCGGCGCCGAGCTCCTCCGCGGCTGCACCGCTGAGCCGCCCATCCAGAGCGCCGGCGGCGTCGAGTGGACGGTCTCCAAGAACGTCACCAAGTACGCGTCGCTCCTCGCGGCCCGAGACTCCACCACCCTCGCCGTGTACCTCGGGAACATCGTCGGTCAGGAGTACAACGGCGTCTTAAACGCCAACGTCACGCTGCACCTCTACTTCCGccacacgccgccgccgccgcagcagcagcagcccggGCTGGGCCCCGCCGACGCCGTCGTTCCGATATCGCGGAGCCTCCCGTTGAACGACGGCCTCTGGTTCGAGATCCTAAACGACTTCTACGACGCAACCGCGAGCGTCACGGTGCCGACCAACACATACCGTGCCGTTCTCGAGGTGTACCTCTCCTACCAGTCCGGCGACGAGTACTGGTACGGGAACGCCGACGACGGCCCGTTCCGCGAGGTCGTTGTTCAGATCGACGGAGACTTGGTCGGCGTCGTGTGGCCGTTCCCCGTTGTCTACTCCGGCGGCATCGACCCCATGCTCTGGCGACCGATCACCGGCATCGGTTCGTTCAACCTCCCGTCCTACGACATCGAGCTCACGGCCTTTCTCGGCAAGCTCCTGGACGGCGAGAAGCACGAGGTCAGGTTCACGGTGACCAACGCCATTGACACGTGGTTCGTCGACGCCAACCTCCACCTCTGGCTGGACCCCAGGGGCACGGCCACGGCGGCGGGCATGATCAGCTACGACGCGCCGCCGCTGGACACGGCCACGGCGACTCTGCCCGATGGCTCCGGCTACATGACGGCGTTTCGGAACGTCTCCGCCTCCGGATGGGTGCAGACGCGGTCGTACGGCAAGTTCACGGCGACGTGGACGCAGAGGCTCGGGTACGAGAACACCATGCGCTTCCGCGACAGCTACTTGAAGCCGGAGGTGAACCAGACCACCGACGCCTACTCCGCCGCCCACGTCGCGGACCGCGCCGGCGGCGTGCTGTACTCACAGGAGGCGCAGCAGAGCTTCACGCTGTACAAGTTGGTGGACGTGGGGAACGCCGACTTGGAAGCGTACAGCAGGGTGACGAAGGTGCGGCTGGGGTTCCGCGAGGAGCGCGTCGCCGCCGGCCGGTCGGGGTCCTGGGCCCGGTCGCTGAGCAACTCGCAGGAGTGCGCCGGCGTCGTGgacgtcgagtacggggaaacCGTCAGGGAGTCGTGGGACGCGCACCAGACgtacaggtacgaggcctccgacgCCTGCTACTTCCGGAACGTGACCAGCCATGGAAACGACGTGGTGTCCGACCACTCCGACGAGGCCTGCGTGAAGGGATCGCCCGCCGGTGGCATTGCGGAGCGGGCGGTGGCTGCAGGAACGCCGCAGCTGAGCTCCTACTAG
- the LOC8079534 gene encoding peptide-N4-(N-acetyl-beta-glucosaminyl)asparagine amidase A: protein MAVSCSCVHLAILLSLIPATVVASPRKLRVSPADTAELDAGTPSSPTDASGPTTFFEVDRPLRPPPGSSGPCSTLLLSSSFGFTFTKPPATAAYSPPPCLAAAGGTASAISLAVLEWRATCQGVQFDRIFGVWLGGAELLRSCTAEPRPNGIVWSVSKDITKYASLLAAGNSTLAVYLGNLVNSQYTGVYYANVTLHLYFRRAPATRTPPPPATAPADLIVPMSRGLPLNDGLWYQIQNATDVQSTSVTLPPNTYRAVLEVYASSHGDDEFWYWYTNTPGAANGPFREVTVRVDGVLAGAAWPFPVIYTGGIDPLLWRPITAIGSFNLPTYDVELTPLLGKLLDGEAHEFGFAVTNALDMWYVDANLHLWLDPGSAATTAGLIAYVAPELVVNTTTSMQSGSGGDTTYHTTTASRQISATGWVRSSYGNVTTNATRTFTFQNTNAVIDDTAETVNQTTVTHAGVAVVFATDHGTGVACYSVQARQEFPLYLDSEADRVTVTHGLDETTVSSGRWSSGPRYRSLRTTQSSVVKEVKGGVSWGTRQRYRYEATDGFGCYLRNVASRGYSIASDQANEVCAKGGGGAPAGGSVTAASGADEAGLVRN, encoded by the coding sequence ATGGCCGTGTCATGCTCATGCGTTCACCTTGCCATCCTCCTCTCCTTGATCCCGGCCACCGTCGTCGCCTCACCTCGGAAGCTACGCGTATCCCCAGCCGACACGGCCGAGCTCGATGCCGGCACACCGTCGTCCCCGACCGACGCGTCAGGGCCGACCACCTTCTTCGAGGTGGACCGGCCGCTTCGGCCGCCACCGGGCAGCTCTGGCCCGTGCTCCACGCTCCTGCTCTCCAGCTCCTTCGGGTTCACCTTCACCAAGCCGCCCGCCACCGCCGCGTACTCACCGCCGCCCTGCCTGGCCGCGGCGGGCGGCACTGCCTCGGCGATCTCGCTCGCCGTCCTCGAGTGGCGCGCCACCTGCCAGGGAGTGCAGTTCGACAGGATCTTCGGCGTCTGGCTCGGCGGCGCCGAGCTGCTACGCAGCTGCACCGCGGAGCCGCGGCCGAACGGCATCGTCTGGTCCGTCTCCAAGGACATCACCAAGTACGCGTCCCTCCTCGCCGCCGGCAACTCCACCCTCGCCGTTTACCTCGGCAACCTCGTCAACAGCCAGTACACCGGCGTGTACTACGCCAACGTGACGCTCCACCTCTACTTCCGGCGCGCGCCTGCTAcgaggacgccgccgccgccggcgacggcaCCCGCCGACCTCATCGTGCCCATGTCGAGAGGCCTGCCTCTGAACGACGGGCTTTGGTACCAGATCCAGAACGCCACCGACGTGCAGTCCACGAGCGTCACCTTGCCACCCAACACCTACCGCGCGGTTCTTGAAGTCTACGCCTCGTCCCACGGCGACGACGAGTTCTGGTACTGGTACACCAACACGCCGGGCGCCGCCAACGGCCCGTTCCGCGAGGTCACCGTTCGCGTCGACGGGGTTCTCGCTGGCGCCGCGTGGCCGTTCCCTGTCATATACACCGGCGGCATCGACCCTCTCCTGTGGCGGCCCATCACCGCCATCGGCTCGTTCAACCTCCCGACCTACGACGTCGAGCTGACGCCATTGCTGGGCAAGCTGCTGGACGGCGAGGCGCACGAGTTCGGGTTCGCGGTCACCAACGCGCTGGACATGTGGTACGTCGACGCCAACCTCCACCTCTGGCTGGACCCAGGGAGCGCGGCGACGACGGCAGGCCTCATCGCCTACGTCGCGCCGGAGTTAGTGGTGAACACGACGACGTCGATGCAGTCCGGCTCCGGCGGCGACACGACGTACCACACGACGACGGCCAGCCGCCAAATCTCGGCGACCGGATGGGTGAGGTCGTCGTACGGGAACGTCACGACGAACGCGACGCGGACGTTCACGTTCCAGAACACCAACGCCGTCATCGACGACACCGCGGAGACGGTGAACCAGACCACCGTCACGCACGCCGGCGTCGCCGTCGTCTTCGCCACGGACCACGGCACCGGCGTCGCGTGCTACTCGGTCCAGGCGCGCCAGGAGTTCCCGCTCTACCTGGACTCGGAAGCGGACCGCGTGACCGTGACGCACGGGCTGGACGAGACGACGGTGTCCTCCGGGCGGTGGTCGTCGGGGCCCCGGTACCGGTCGCTGCGCACCACGCAGAGCAGCGTGGTGAAAGAGGTGAAGGGGGGAGTGTCGTGGGGCACGCGGCAGAGGTACAGGTACGAGGCCACCGACGGGTTCGGGTGCTACCTGAGGAACGTGGCCAGCAGAGGTTACAGCATCGCGTCGGACCAGGCCAATGAGGTGTGCGCCAAGGGCGGTGGCGGGGCCCCTGCCGGCGGCAGCGTCACGGCGGCGTCCGGAGCGGACGAGGCTGGGCTGGTCCGGAACTGA
- the LOC8083092 gene encoding peptide-N4-(N-acetyl-beta-glucosaminyl)asparagine amidase A has product MPTASSAHRSLLLCLCVALLSNSAAALPSPRDLRFSVEDIAAVEAALPRHSRRTSSKTTFFEVDRPLRPPRGSSGPCSTLLLSHSFAFTLTKPPVTATYSPPPCLASGASSVSLAVLEWRAECRGAQYDRTFGVWLGGAELLRGSTAEPRPGGVVWSVSKDVTRYAALLAAGDATLAVYLGNLIDDTYNGVYHANLTLHLYFRSGARSSPPSAAADAVVPVSRSLPLNDGLWFVVQNATDVQSARVTVPRNAYRAVLEVYVSSHDADEFWYMNTPEQNGPFREVTVLLDGDVVGAVWPFPVIYTGGINPLIWRPITSIGSFNMPTYDIELTPFLGKLLDGEDHELGFAVTNAQRSWYVDANLHLWLDPKSTRTTGGLVAYDAPKLAGSIVSHSADGIDGEYEAAASRNITATGWVSSSRGNVTTTFAQRLSFANTNVVSGQGSAQAINQTTDALTTVTGGAASASAQQQVHQSFPLYIFLGGDGSGTSSQRLMRRVEIGFDETRSKGGGGGGGGAATSTLRNAQAAAAEVTLRDDAVVGASWRMHQTYAYGASDGGCYLRNVSSVGYDVLFDHHDASCAGTLGR; this is encoded by the coding sequence atgccgactgcctcctctgcCCACCGCTCACTCCTCCTCTGCCTCTGCGTCGCTCTGCTCTCCAACTCGGCCGCCGCCTTGCCGTCGCCCCGGGACCTCCGCTTCTCCGTCGAGGACATCGCGGCGGTGGAGGCCGCGCTGCCGCGCCACAGCAGGCGGACGTCCTCCAAGACCACCTTCTTCGAGGTGGACCGCCCTCTCCGCCCTCCCAGGGGCAGCTCCGGCCCCTGCTCCACGCTGCTGCTGTCGCACTCCTTCGCCTTCACGCTCACCAAGCCGCCCGTCACGGCGACGtactcgccgccgccgtgcctAGCATCCGGCGCGTCGTCGGTGTCGCTCGCGGTGCTCGAGTGGCGCGCCGAGTGCCGCGGCGCGCAGTACGACCGCACCTTCGGCGTGTGGCTCGGCGGCGCCGAGCTCCTGCGTGGCAGCACCGCGGAGCCCCGCCCCGGCGGGGTGGTCTGGTCGGTCTCCAAGGACGTCACCCGCTACGCGGccctcctcgccgccggcgacgCCACGCTCGCCGTGTACCTCGGCAACCTCATCGACGACACCTACAACGGCGTCTACCACGCCAACCTCACGCTCCACCTCTACTTCCGCTCCGGCGCGCGGTCCTCTCCGCCGtcggccgccgccgacgccgtcgTCCCCGTCTCCAGGAGCCTGCCGCTCAACGACGGGCTGTGGTTCGTCGTCCAGAACGCCACCGACGTGCAGTCCGCGCGGGTCACCGTGCCGCGCAACGCGTACCGCGCCGTCCTCGAGGTCTACGTCTCGTCCCACGACGCCGACGAGTTCTGGTACATGAACACGCCCGAGCAGAACGGGCCGTTCCGCGAGGTCACCGTGCTGCTCGACGGCGACGTCGTCGGCGCCGTGTGGCCGTTCCCGGTGATCTACACCGGCGGCATTAACCCGCTCATCTGGCGGCCCATCACCAGCATTGGCTCCTTCAACATGCCCACCTACGACATCGAGCTCACGCCATTCCTGGGCAAGCTCCTCGACGGCGAGGACCACGAGCTCGGGTTCGCGGTGACCAACGCGCAGAGGTCGTGGTACGTGGACGCCAACCTCCACCTGTGGCTGGACCCCAAGAGCACCAGGACCACCGGCGGGCTCGTCGCGTACGACGCGCCGAAGCTGGCCGGCAGCATCGTCTCGCACTCCGCGGACGGCATCGACGGCGAGTACGAGGCGGCGGCGAGCCGCAACATCACGGCCACGGGGTGGGTGAGCTCGTCGCGCGGCAACGTCACCACCACGTTCGCGCAGCGGCTGAGCTTCGCCAACACGAACGTGGTCAGCGGTCAGGGCAGCGCGCAGGCGATCAACCAGACGACGGACGCGCTCACGACCGTCACCGGCGGTGCGGCGTCCGCGTCGGCGCAGCAGCAGGTGCACCAGAGCTTCCCGCTCTACATCTTCCTGGGCGGCGACGGCAGCGGCACGTCGTCGCAGCGGCTGATGCGGCGCGTGGAGATCGGGTTCGACGAGACGCGGTccaagggaggaggaggaggaggaggaggggcggcGACGAGCACGCTGCGGAAcgcgcaggcggcggcggcggaggtgaCGCTCCGGGACGACGCCGTGGTGGGCGCGTCGTGGCGGATGCATCAGACGTACGCGTACGGCGCCAGCGACGGCGGCTGCTACCTCAGGAACGTAAGCAGCGTCGGTTACGACGTGCTTTTCGACCATCATGACGCGTCCTGCGCCGGTACGCTCGGCCGCTGA